A region of Moorena producens PAL-8-15-08-1 DNA encodes the following proteins:
- a CDS encoding filamentous hemagglutinin N-terminal domain-containing protein, protein MFFWYSKLPILLISSTAWAVFQTAAYSQIIRDETLGVERSIVTPQEFRDLIEGGAIRGSNLFHSFLEFNVNEGQNVYFANPDGIANILTRVTGGSRSRIFGTLGVDGAANLYLINPNGIHFGNNARLDVAGSFIATTADGIKLGQQGLFSATEPEKSNLLTIQPGAFFTNALRQHQARQRGLGGPLHERLPRIRNQGNLAVGSGQGLVLSGDLVTSTGSLVAPGGIVKINGSQIGLWDNASIDVSSPNGGGTVLIGSQQTNRSYIAPNVEISANAIANGNGGRVILQADQITGFYGTISASGGTISGNGGFIEVSGKEKLIFRGNVDTSAVNGFPGTLLLDPKDIIIASGTGDQTVDDLDSLSQLTEVGTTTIYESTLEQLSGNTNIVLEATNDILLEDLADDSLDLASGIGAVVFTADADRDGVGNFVMADTVSDTIRTNGRSIAISGANLTIGNIDTSIPQVADAGQSITNAKIVSNSPGVPLESISGTIANVADVDIYQIFLTGGETFSATTVEGTEVATQLFLFDAGGFGIYSNDNDANCGGCLQSTLPAGNPLSPTAPGIYYLAISGFGIEPVSEAGQIFPDPIFPISIFVDLSTSVDPATPTAGNLPLSDWENIRGFDLGNYTIALTGVEAPSATFTESASLPETVNSGSITLIATNGGIKAGNLNTAAVDGEGGNLTLTAKDNITFEDSSISTAGSFGSGNIDFFSRNLFLRNGTILDASTSATKDGGNVTISATDTVAIESLSLLQSNAKQGATGDGGIITIDTEALRVRDGVLIISDTFGQGDGGTLRIQATDVEVRESSLLSVNVNSSATGNAGELTIDTQSLRVRDGAQISSSTNSSGNGGTVRVRATEVEVSGSAIGFSSGLFSSVIPNATGNGGRLTIDTQRLTVRDGAQISSATFGQGNGGTLTVRATDVELMGISPDGDATSGLFSSVQPTATGNGGPLTVDTQKLRISDGAEVRSATFGNGDAGNLEIKATESITLSGVSAIGGRRGGQSSRISANTESTATGSGGDITINTPTTRLDNGAVITARSRSNFPGGEITVNADTLALTDGAQILTSGSSGGDAGSITINATDTITLSGIDPTYNDRLAILGADRVDPDGEASAIASRAIGDGEAGSINLNTKTFILRDQALATVSSTGTGVAGTLEVNANSIQLDNGSLNAETTAGDEGNITLSDAQLVVLRNNSTITTNARESATGGNITITTDFLVTLENSDITANAILGRGGNITITAIGIFSDRTSEITASSQLGIDGTVNLNTPDVNPAQALAKLPADVVDTSNQIVTSCAAVDGNSFVVTGGGGLPADPTGVLRGQVVVPDLRLMVDEGNTQGNTQPVKRRKTRSSLRRRLQYHHDRDQTAMTNQKLPIIEAQGWIINDQGIVELVAYPTQISHGSWINHHSCF, encoded by the coding sequence ATGTTCTTTTGGTACTCAAAACTCCCAATCTTATTAATATCTAGCACAGCTTGGGCAGTGTTCCAGACTGCTGCTTACTCCCAGATTATACGCGATGAGACCTTGGGGGTAGAACGCTCAATTGTTACTCCCCAAGAATTTCGAGACTTAATCGAAGGCGGAGCGATCCGAGGCAGTAACCTGTTCCACAGTTTCCTGGAATTTAATGTCAATGAAGGACAAAATGTCTACTTTGCCAACCCCGATGGCATAGCTAATATCCTCACTCGTGTCACAGGAGGGAGTCGATCACGGATATTCGGTACCTTGGGAGTAGATGGCGCAGCAAATCTCTACTTAATTAATCCCAATGGCATTCACTTTGGCAACAATGCTCGATTGGATGTAGCTGGCTCATTTATTGCTACCACAGCTGATGGGATTAAATTGGGTCAACAGGGATTGTTCAGTGCCACAGAACCAGAAAAAAGTAACTTACTGACTATCCAACCTGGTGCTTTCTTTACTAATGCCCTACGTCAACATCAAGCGAGGCAGCGCGGTCTTGGGGGTCCCCTCCATGAGCGACTGCCTCGAATCAGGAATCAGGGTAACTTAGCTGTTGGTAGTGGGCAAGGGTTAGTGTTGTCGGGAGATTTAGTTACTAGCACAGGTTCGTTAGTAGCACCGGGGGGAATAGTTAAGATTAATGGCTCTCAAATTGGCTTATGGGATAATGCCTCTATTGATGTATCCTCCCCAAACGGTGGAGGGACGGTTTTAATTGGTAGTCAACAGACTAACCGAAGCTACATTGCCCCTAATGTCGAGATTAGTGCCAATGCGATCGCAAACGGCAATGGCGGTAGAGTTATCCTCCAAGCAGATCAGATCACAGGATTTTACGGCACTATCAGCGCTAGTGGGGGAACAATTTCCGGCAATGGCGGCTTTATCGAAGTCTCAGGTAAGGAAAAGCTGATTTTTCGGGGGAATGTGGATACCAGTGCCGTGAATGGCTTTCCTGGCACCTTATTACTAGACCCTAAAGATATTATTATTGCTAGTGGGACAGGGGATCAAACAGTAGATGACCTTGATTCCTTGAGCCAGTTGACTGAGGTCGGAACCACCACTATCTATGAGTCAACCTTAGAGCAGTTGTCTGGGAATACCAATATTGTCTTGGAAGCTACCAATGATATTCTCCTAGAAGACCTAGCCGATGACTCCCTAGACTTAGCATCAGGCATTGGGGCAGTAGTATTTACAGCTGATGCTGACAGGGATGGGGTAGGAAACTTTGTGATGGCAGATACTGTCTCGGACACTATCCGTACCAATGGACGCAGCATTGCTATATCTGGCGCGAATTTAACCATCGGGAATATTGATACATCAATTCCCCAAGTAGCAGATGCTGGACAGTCGATCACGAATGCCAAAATCGTCAGTAATTCCCCCGGTGTTCCCTTAGAGAGTATATCAGGAACCATCGCCAACGTCGCTGATGTAGATATCTACCAAATTTTCCTAACCGGGGGGGAAACCTTCTCAGCTACTACCGTTGAGGGGACAGAGGTAGCTACTCAGTTATTTTTATTTGATGCAGGTGGTTTCGGGATTTATAGCAATGATAATGATGCCAATTGTGGCGGTTGCTTGCAATCGACCTTACCCGCTGGTAATCCCTTATCCCCCACTGCACCAGGGATTTATTATTTAGCCATCAGTGGCTTCGGAATAGAACCAGTTAGTGAGGCAGGACAGATTTTTCCCGATCCAATTTTCCCGATTTCTATTTTTGTGGATCTATCTACCAGTGTGGATCCAGCAACACCAACAGCCGGGAATTTGCCCTTAAGTGATTGGGAAAATATTAGGGGATTTGACCTGGGTAACTATACCATTGCTCTGACTGGTGTGGAAGCGCCCTCGGCTACCTTTACTGAATCAGCTAGCTTACCGGAAACTGTCAATAGCGGCTCGATTACCTTAATTGCGACTAATGGTGGAATTAAAGCCGGTAATCTGAATACCGCTGCTGTTGATGGTGAAGGGGGAAACCTTACCCTAACGGCTAAAGACAATATTACCTTTGAGGATAGCTCCATTAGTACAGCAGGGAGTTTTGGCAGTGGCAATATCGATTTTTTCAGTCGCAACCTATTCTTAAGAAACGGTACTATCTTAGATGCTAGTACTTCCGCAACCAAGGATGGAGGGAATGTAACGATTAGCGCTACAGATACTGTAGCTATTGAATCCTTGAGTTTATTACAATCTAATGCAAAGCAGGGAGCCACTGGAGATGGGGGTATCATCACCATTGATACCGAAGCATTGAGGGTACGGGATGGGGTACTGATAATTAGTGACACCTTTGGTCAGGGGGATGGAGGTACCCTAAGAATACAAGCTACTGATGTAGAGGTTAGGGAAAGTTCACTGTTGTCTGTGAATGTCAACTCATCAGCAACAGGCAATGCCGGAGAGTTAACTATTGATACCCAGAGCCTGAGGGTAAGGGATGGGGCGCAGATCAGCAGTTCTACCAATAGTTCAGGCAACGGTGGTACAGTAAGAGTACGGGCTACTGAGGTAGAGGTTAGTGGAAGTGCTATTGGGTTCAGTAGCGGCTTGTTTAGTAGCGTTATCCCAAACGCTACAGGGAATGGGGGGAGGTTGACCATTGATACCCAACGGCTGACAGTGAGGGATGGAGCACAGATAAGTAGTGCTACCTTTGGTCAAGGCAATGGCGGTACCCTAACGGTAAGGGCTACTGATGTAGAGCTGATGGGGATTTCACCGGATGGTGATGCTACTAGTGGCTTGTTTAGTAGTGTTCAACCAACAGCTACAGGGAATGGGGGACCTTTGACCGTTGATACCCAAAAGCTTAGGATCTCCGATGGGGCAGAGGTACGGAGTGCTACCTTTGGCAACGGAGATGCTGGTAATCTCGAGATTAAGGCTACCGAGAGCATTACCCTGTCTGGGGTCAGTGCCATCGGTGGTCGCAGAGGTGGTCAATCCAGTCGGATCTCTGCCAACACCGAATCTACGGCTACAGGGAGTGGTGGGGATATTACGATTAATACCCCTACTACACGCCTAGATAATGGGGCAGTTATTACCGCTAGAAGCCGTAGTAACTTTCCTGGTGGTGAAATTACTGTCAATGCAGACACTCTAGCATTAACCGATGGGGCTCAAATTCTGACCTCTGGCTCCAGTGGCGGTGATGCTGGCAGTATTACCATCAATGCAACTGATACAATCACCCTCTCTGGCATTGACCCTACCTACAATGACCGATTAGCGATATTGGGAGCAGACAGAGTTGACCCAGATGGGGAAGCGAGTGCGATCGCATCGAGAGCAATAGGAGATGGGGAAGCGGGTTCGATTAACCTCAATACCAAGACATTTATCCTTCGCGATCAAGCCCTAGCAACGGTCAGTAGTACTGGTACCGGTGTTGCTGGCACCTTGGAAGTAAATGCCAATTCCATCCAACTCGATAATGGTTCCCTCAATGCCGAAACTACTGCTGGAGACGAAGGAAATATTACCCTGTCTGATGCCCAGCTTGTAGTCTTACGCAACAACAGTACCATCACTACCAACGCCCGTGAGAGTGCCACTGGTGGGAATATCACCATCACTACCGACTTTTTGGTAACCCTAGAGAATAGTGATATTACTGCCAATGCTATTTTGGGACGCGGGGGAAATATTACTATTACTGCCATTGGAATTTTTAGCGATCGCACTAGTGAGATTACCGCTTCTTCTCAACTCGGTATTGATGGCACCGTCAACCTTAATACCCCAGATGTCAATCCTGCCCAAGCCCTAGCCAAGCTTCCCGCAGATGTGGTAGATACCAGCAATCAAATTGTGACTAGTTGTGCAGCCGTAGATGGGAATAGTTTTGTGGTCACTGGAGGAGGAGGACTCCCGGCTGACCCAACTGGGGTGTTGCGGGGTCAGGTGGTGGTACCCGATTTACGGTTAATGGTCGATGAAGGAAATACACAAGGCAATACACAACCAGTCAAGAGGAGGAAAACCCGGAGTTCCCTCAGAAGAAGACTACAGTATCACCACGACCGTGATCAAACAGCCATGACGAATCAGAAATTACCGATCATTGAAGCCCAAGGGTGGATCATTAATGACCAGGGAATTGTCGAGTTGGTGGCCTATCCTACCCAAATTAGCCATGGGAGTTGGATTAATCATCACAGCTGTTTTTAA
- a CDS encoding CHAT domain-containing protein: protein MAIIHQNSQQQGLSLKGWLVIRCHLPLALWLLITNLPAIAYQSNSPISSPGAVVQYSSNPSALLQQGKEHYQAGQFFEAATLWQQAARAYASSGASFNQAQALNYLSLAQQELGQWQQAQVAIAESITILQSVEKLDSKGILLLAQALNTQGSLQLAQGQTKTALETWEQAEATYARANDETGKIISQINQAQAWQFLGQYRRARNLLEQLVTDLENQPDTLLKADGLRSLGIALQVAGDLLQSKKLLEQSWAISKQFNSPEDTSPTLLSIGNVARDLQRYDVAWKYYQEAAKLAPDGITKVQAQLNQLSLLVTVKKWDKALSLIPTIESNLSKLPPSRLAIYARVNLAESMIKLKNSEKEAIQLSYTSKIAPKIAQKITKKIANVLAIAIQEARQLQDARAEAYSLNQLAKLYQQNQQWEDAQSLTEQALQIAQTINAGDIIALAATQLGQILKQQGDIPGAIAAYETAYNNLQSLRSDLVAINPDVQFKFQESIEPIYRDLVSLLLTPSQAGLKKGAVSQSNLKKAREVIEALQLAELDNYFRDACLDTEPIVIDEIDVEAAVIYPIILSDRIEVILSLPNQPLSHYTTLLPEDKVKARLRQVYSSMSPGYPNNERLRLSEQIYDWLIRPAEAELANSNIKTLVFVPDGFLRNLPMAALYDGKQYLIENYSIAISPGLQLFPQRLQRVELNVLVAGLTEARQGYTGLPGVAGEVQEITDKVTTDVLLNQEFTRTTFQTAIDSTPFPIVHLATHGQFSSNPKETFLLTWNDRIGIKDFDLLFQKRRLGILEPIELLVMSACQTAAGDNRATLGLAGFALRSGAHSTLGSLWSVSDESTTNLMKEFYQGLIQTKPSMTKAEALQQAQLKLRQDPLYRHPYFWASFVLVGNWL, encoded by the coding sequence ATGGCGATAATTCACCAAAACAGTCAACAACAGGGACTATCCCTTAAGGGATGGCTAGTGATTCGGTGCCATCTCCCTCTAGCCCTTTGGCTACTAATCACAAATCTACCTGCTATTGCCTATCAGTCAAATTCCCCAATCTCCTCACCAGGAGCAGTTGTCCAATACTCGTCCAATCCGTCAGCACTGCTGCAACAGGGAAAAGAACACTATCAAGCTGGACAATTCTTTGAAGCCGCTACCCTCTGGCAACAAGCCGCAAGAGCTTATGCATCCTCAGGAGCAAGTTTTAACCAAGCCCAAGCCCTTAACTATTTATCCTTAGCTCAGCAAGAATTGGGACAATGGCAGCAAGCTCAAGTCGCGATCGCAGAAAGTATAACCATACTGCAAAGTGTTGAGAAACTAGATTCAAAGGGCATCCTGCTTCTGGCTCAAGCCTTGAATACCCAAGGAAGCCTGCAACTGGCACAAGGACAAACCAAAACTGCTTTGGAAACCTGGGAGCAAGCGGAAGCTACTTATGCTAGGGCTAATGATGAAACGGGAAAAATAATCAGCCAAATCAATCAAGCCCAAGCCTGGCAATTTTTAGGGCAGTATCGACGGGCAAGAAATCTCTTAGAGCAACTGGTCACAGACCTGGAAAATCAACCGGATACCCTACTGAAAGCTGATGGGTTGAGAAGTTTGGGCATTGCACTACAAGTTGCTGGTGATTTACTTCAATCAAAGAAACTATTAGAACAAAGTTGGGCAATTAGCAAGCAATTTAATTCCCCTGAGGATACTAGCCCTACTCTCCTTAGCATTGGCAATGTGGCTAGAGACTTACAACGATATGATGTGGCTTGGAAATACTACCAAGAGGCAGCTAAATTAGCACCAGATGGCATTACCAAAGTGCAGGCACAACTCAATCAACTCAGTCTTTTAGTTACGGTAAAAAAATGGGATAAGGCACTGTCGTTAATTCCAACTATTGAGTCAAACCTATCCAAGCTACCTCCTAGTCGATTGGCAATCTATGCTAGAGTGAATCTAGCAGAAAGTATGATTAAGCTAAAAAATAGCGAAAAGGAAGCTATTCAACTATCATATACCTCTAAAATTGCTCCAAAAATTGCCCAAAAAATTACCAAAAAAATTGCTAACGTATTGGCAATAGCCATTCAAGAAGCTAGACAACTCCAAGATGCCCGCGCTGAAGCTTATTCTCTGAATCAACTGGCTAAGCTTTATCAACAAAATCAGCAGTGGGAGGATGCTCAAAGTCTGACAGAGCAAGCTCTACAGATAGCTCAAACTATTAATGCAGGAGATATTATTGCTCTTGCGGCAACACAACTGGGGCAGATTCTGAAACAGCAAGGGGATATCCCTGGCGCGATCGCGGCTTATGAAACTGCCTACAATAACCTTCAATCCCTAAGGAGTGACTTAGTTGCCATTAATCCTGATGTGCAATTTAAATTCCAAGAAAGTATCGAACCGATTTATCGAGATTTAGTCAGCCTGTTATTAACTCCCTCTCAAGCTGGGCTCAAGAAAGGGGCGGTTAGCCAGTCTAACCTCAAAAAAGCTCGTGAAGTGATTGAAGCGTTGCAACTGGCAGAGTTAGATAACTATTTTCGAGATGCTTGTCTAGACACTGAGCCAATTGTCATTGATGAAATTGATGTCGAGGCTGCTGTAATTTATCCAATTATTTTGAGCGATCGCATAGAAGTCATCCTTTCGCTCCCCAATCAACCTCTAAGCCACTACACTACTCTTCTACCAGAGGACAAAGTCAAAGCTAGACTAAGACAAGTTTACTCATCTATGTCTCCTGGTTATCCCAATAATGAGCGGTTGCGACTGTCTGAGCAAATATATGACTGGCTGATCCGACCGGCAGAAGCAGAACTGGCAAACAGTAACATTAAAACCTTGGTATTCGTGCCAGATGGGTTCTTGCGCAATTTGCCCATGGCAGCTCTCTACGATGGTAAACAGTATCTGATCGAAAACTATAGTATTGCTATCTCTCCTGGGTTACAACTTTTTCCTCAAAGACTTCAGAGAGTTGAACTGAACGTCTTAGTGGCTGGGTTGACCGAAGCTCGCCAAGGCTATACTGGTTTACCTGGTGTGGCTGGAGAAGTCCAAGAAATTACGGATAAAGTTACTACAGACGTTTTACTCAATCAGGAATTTACCCGCACTACCTTCCAAACCGCAATTGATAGCACCCCCTTTCCCATTGTTCACCTAGCTACTCACGGTCAATTCAGTTCTAACCCAAAGGAAACATTCCTACTCACCTGGAATGACCGAATTGGCATTAAAGATTTCGATTTACTATTCCAAAAAAGACGACTAGGAATTCTCGAACCTATAGAATTACTGGTAATGAGTGCCTGTCAAACTGCAGCAGGGGATAATCGTGCCACCCTAGGATTAGCAGGATTTGCGTTACGTTCAGGAGCTCACAGCACTTTAGGTAGTCTCTGGTCAGTCAGCGACGAATCAACCACTAACTTAATGAAAGAGTTTTATCAGGGCCTGATTCAGACTAAGCCGTCGATGACTAAGGCTGAAGCTCTGCAACAAGCACAACTGAAATTGCGTCAAGATCCATTATATAGACATCCCTACTTTTGGGCATCCTTTGTGTTAGTAGGGAATTGGTTATAG
- a CDS encoding DUF928 domain-containing protein, which produces MNKFICKTLLSATVTGTLILASTALQATPSVKEGEILPRDYRISLEFDFPSDEEVPKTSVGGGVRGNVEFDLPGDSASPRTSIGGGSRGNVEFDLPGDSASPKTSIGGGSRGDVEFDLPGESASPRTSIGGGSRGDVEFDLPGDSASPRTSIGGGSRGDVEFDLPGDSASPRTSIGGGSRGSKLPLTALLPPTKHGYTVSPRPTLFVYMPALGATEVFFSLQDEQGNSHYHTTLKSSGQEGVISITLPEAAPELKIGQNYLWYLAPIEPDGILRPDNYSVSGWVKRVKSTVSYQGSSKSAIALATEYAKAGIWYDTLEVLVTAQRLDPENTTLANEWKDLLEQVGLDAIATQPMGEQL; this is translated from the coding sequence ATGAATAAGTTTATTTGTAAAACTCTCTTATCAGCAACAGTAACTGGAACATTGATCTTGGCATCAACTGCACTCCAGGCAACTCCATCAGTTAAAGAAGGGGAAATTCTACCCCGAGATTATCGCATCAGTCTGGAATTTGATTTCCCCTCAGATGAGGAAGTTCCCAAAACCAGTGTCGGTGGAGGGGTGCGAGGAAATGTAGAATTTGACCTACCCGGAGACTCGGCTAGCCCCAGAACTAGCATCGGTGGGGGTTCGAGAGGAAATGTAGAATTTGACCTACCCGGAGACTCGGCTAGCCCCAAAACTAGCATCGGTGGGGGTTCGAGAGGGGATGTAGAATTTGACCTACCCGGAGAATCCGCCAGCCCCAGAACTAGCATCGGTGGGGGTTCGAGAGGGGATGTAGAATTTGACCTACCCGGAGACTCGGCTAGCCCCAGAACTAGCATCGGTGGGGGTTCGAGAGGGGATGTAGAATTTGACCTACCCGGAGACTCGGCTAGCCCCAGAACTAGCATCGGTGGGGGTTCGAGAGGTAGTAAACTCCCTCTAACCGCATTGCTTCCACCCACAAAACACGGGTACACCGTATCACCCCGTCCAACTCTATTTGTTTATATGCCCGCCCTGGGAGCAACTGAGGTTTTTTTCAGTTTGCAAGATGAACAGGGTAATTCCCATTATCACACAACCCTCAAAAGTTCTGGACAGGAAGGAGTGATTAGTATTACCCTACCAGAAGCAGCACCAGAATTAAAGATTGGTCAAAACTACCTCTGGTACTTGGCACCCATTGAACCAGACGGTATCCTGCGACCTGATAATTATTCAGTAAGTGGGTGGGTTAAACGGGTAAAATCAACGGTGAGTTACCAAGGGTCATCCAAGTCCGCGATCGCGTTGGCTACTGAATATGCTAAGGCGGGAATATGGTACGATACCCTAGAGGTTTTAGTGACTGCTCAACGGTTGGATCCTGAGAATACAACCCTAGCCAATGAGTGGAAAGATTTACTCGAACAAGTGGGACTGGATGCGATCGCAACTCAGCCGATGGGAGAGCAGTTGTAA
- a CDS encoding CHASE2 domain-containing protein, whose product MWQTIKQQIKQWGTVLFIAPSIAGLVILGSNAGLFRILEWASQDQLFRLRPKESVDERIVLVTIDEPDIKYVKQWPMSDRVMAQLIRNIKAQQPRAIGIDIYRDLVVEPGHDELVEVFKSTPNVIGIEKIAGNPIAAPPVLDKLSQVAANDVLIDGDSKIRRGIILLGKPDGTRKQGFGVKLALMYLAQDGIKLEPINPDKKIYGLGKAKFVPLSSNDGEYSKAEMGGYQILLNYRGGEESFLTISMTDVLDNRIPPNLMSDRIVLLGAKAPSLNDNHLTPYNSTLLTPTELIPGIAIHANITSQILSAANEGRPMLRASVKSLNWLWIVFWSGYSATLGSMYVRRRWVTGVGTLIAGVIIITSSYIAFLSGWLIPVFTPLFTVISAAVVSITTTLWNNLKQSYRELEKQHKLLQEAHRQLEKTNTSYSRFVPFEYLNFLQKDTILDVYLGNHVSKEMAVMFSDIRSFTTLSETMTPKENFDFVNAYLKRVSPEIRNQNGFIVKFLGDGIMAIFPDGTDEAVAAGIAKQIRVEEYNHRRIAKGYLPIKVGIGIHVGQMMVGMVGETFRMQGDAFSDNVNLTARLEGLTKFYGVSLLISEQALEQLSNPSQYQIRFLDRAIVKGKNEPIAVYEVLEGEAEKVRELKLTTQSEFELAIEYYRTQEFEKAKACFNQVLAVNPNDKTALLYVERINQLMVQGVPQNWDGVWRFTQK is encoded by the coding sequence ATGTGGCAAACCATAAAACAACAGATTAAACAGTGGGGAACAGTCCTCTTCATCGCGCCGAGTATAGCAGGATTGGTGATTTTAGGAAGCAATGCTGGACTGTTTCGGATACTGGAATGGGCAAGCCAAGACCAATTATTTCGGCTGCGTCCAAAAGAATCTGTTGACGAGCGCATTGTCCTGGTCACCATTGATGAACCCGATATCAAATATGTTAAGCAATGGCCGATGTCAGATCGGGTTATGGCTCAGCTAATTCGGAATATCAAAGCCCAGCAACCAAGAGCGATTGGAATTGATATTTATCGAGACCTAGTAGTTGAACCTGGACATGATGAACTGGTAGAGGTGTTTAAGTCTACCCCAAATGTGATCGGAATTGAGAAAATTGCTGGCAACCCCATTGCAGCGCCACCAGTGCTGGATAAATTGAGTCAGGTAGCAGCTAACGACGTACTCATCGATGGGGATAGCAAAATCCGGCGAGGGATCATTCTTCTGGGCAAACCTGATGGTACCCGTAAGCAAGGATTTGGTGTGAAACTAGCGCTAATGTATTTGGCACAAGACGGAATTAAACTTGAGCCGATCAATCCCGATAAAAAGATATACGGTTTAGGTAAAGCCAAGTTTGTACCCCTCTCCAGTAATGATGGAGAGTACAGCAAAGCAGAGATGGGAGGATACCAAATCTTATTGAACTATCGGGGCGGTGAGGAGAGCTTTTTGACTATCTCCATGACTGATGTTCTCGACAATCGCATTCCCCCAAATTTGATGAGCGATCGCATTGTCTTGTTGGGGGCAAAAGCCCCAAGTCTCAATGACAATCACCTCACTCCCTACAATAGTACATTACTAACTCCCACTGAATTAATACCAGGTATAGCAATTCACGCCAATATCACCAGCCAGATTTTGAGTGCAGCTAATGAAGGTCGTCCCATGCTTCGAGCATCAGTCAAATCCCTTAATTGGCTGTGGATTGTGTTCTGGTCTGGATATAGTGCTACCCTTGGATCGATGTATGTCCGTAGGCGATGGGTAACTGGAGTTGGCACCCTTATAGCCGGAGTTATCATTATTACCAGTTCCTATATTGCCTTTTTATCTGGCTGGTTGATTCCCGTATTTACACCCTTGTTTACCGTTATTAGTGCTGCAGTTGTAAGTATTACTACCACACTTTGGAACAACCTCAAACAGTCCTATCGGGAATTAGAAAAACAACATAAACTATTGCAAGAAGCTCACCGGCAATTAGAAAAAACCAATACGTCCTATAGCAGATTTGTTCCCTTTGAATATCTTAACTTTCTTCAAAAAGACACTATTCTTGATGTATATCTGGGGAACCACGTCAGTAAAGAAATGGCGGTCATGTTCTCAGATATTCGCTCTTTCACTACCCTTTCAGAAACCATGACCCCGAAGGAAAACTTCGACTTTGTTAATGCTTACCTCAAGCGTGTCAGTCCCGAGATTCGCAATCAAAACGGCTTTATCGTCAAGTTTCTCGGAGATGGTATAATGGCTATTTTTCCTGATGGCACCGATGAGGCAGTAGCAGCGGGAATTGCCAAGCAAATCAGAGTGGAAGAATACAATCACAGGCGTATTGCCAAAGGCTATCTACCAATTAAAGTAGGCATTGGCATTCATGTGGGTCAGATGATGGTGGGAATGGTAGGAGAGACATTTCGGATGCAAGGGGATGCTTTTTCGGATAATGTAAACTTAACTGCTCGTTTAGAAGGGTTAACTAAGTTTTATGGCGTGTCTTTGTTAATCTCCGAGCAAGCTTTAGAGCAATTGAGTAATCCTAGTCAATACCAGATTCGGTTTCTCGATCGAGCAATTGTTAAAGGAAAAAATGAACCAATTGCTGTTTATGAAGTCTTGGAAGGAGAAGCTGAAAAAGTTAGGGAATTAAAGTTAACAACCCAGTCAGAATTTGAGCTCGCTATAGAGTACTACCGAACTCAAGAATTTGAGAAAGCTAAAGCGTGTTTTAATCAAGTGTTAGCTGTCAATCCTAACGATAAGACAGCGTTATTGTATGTAGAGCGAATTAATCAATTAATGGTGCAAGGGGTACCCCAGAATTGGGATGGGGTGTGGCGGTTTACCCAGAAGTAG